CGGTAAAATTGGAAGGCGGAAAAGAAATAAAAGAATCCATTAAACGTATATTAAATGCCGGAATTCCGGTAATGGGCCACTTGGGATTGACCCCGCAGTCCATCTATAAATTTGGAACCTATACTGTTCGTGCCAAAGAAGAAGAAGAAGCTGAGACGCTAAAAGAAGATGCTTTATTATTAGAAAGAGCGGGTTGTTTTGGGATTGTTTTGGAAAAAGTCCCTGCTAAATTGGCTAAAGAAGTCGCCCAAAGTGTCTCCATCCCTATCATTGGAATTGGTGCAGGAAACGGTGTAGACGGTCAGGTTCTCGTGACGCACGATATGCTGGGAATGACTTACGAGTTTAATCCGCGGTTCTTAAGACGCTATTTGGATTTGTATTCAGAAATGACAACTGCCTTTCAGCAATATATTAGCGATGTTAAAAGTGGGGATTTCCCAACCGATAAGGAACAATATTGATTTTCCGCATTGGAATTTTTAATCTGAAAACTAACTCATAATTAAAACACTAAGTACTTCCAAAAATCTTCAGGTATTGTATGAGGACAATCACTTGATTGTCATCAACAAACGCCCGGGAGATATTGTACAGGGTGATAAAACCGGGGACAATCCCCTTTCAGAAATTGTAAAACTTTACATCGCCGAAAAATACGACAAGCCCGGTGCCGTTTTTTTAGGAGTGGTACACAGGCTTGATCGACCTACGAGTGGTATTGTTATGTTTGCAAGGACTTCGAAAGCACTTACAAGATTAAATAAATTGTTTTCAGAAAGGGAAACGCAAAAAACCTATTGGGCCGTTGTCAAAAATGTCCCTCCCAAAGTCACAGATAAACTGGTCCATTTTCTGAAACGCAATACAAAGCAAAACAAATCGTACGCCCATACAAAAGAAGTCCCGGACAGCAAAAAGGCAATCTTAAGTTATACTGTCACCAAAGAATTAAACTCTTACTTTCTCCTTGAAATTAATCTGGAAACGGGTAGACATCACCAAATTCGGAGTCAGTTGACAGCTATTGGCAGTCCCGTAAAAGGGGATTTAAAATACGGATTCGACAGAAGTAATAAAGACGGAAGTATTCACCTGCATGCAAGAAAATTACAATTTGTACATCCTGTACAAAAAGAAGAAATAACAATTATAGCACCTCCTCCTAGCGACCCTATTTGGAATGCCTGTATTTAAATAGAGATAATGTTGTTTTTTAAAGCATAAATTACAAGCCCTACTCTGTTTTTTACACTTAACTTTTGAAACAGATCCTGACGATAGCCGTCGATGGTTTTCGGGCTTAAATTCATGATTCCGGCAATTTCCTTATAGGTCATTTCGCTACAGGCCAGTTGCAAGAATGTTATTTCATTCTCCTTTAATACAAGTTCATTATTTAACAGACCTGGTTGTAAAGAATGTAATAAAGTATTGGCAACCTTTTCGGAATGGTAGTACCCTTTTTCCATAACTTCATGTAAGGCTTCCTGCAAATTATCGGGGTGAATGTCTTTCAGCAAATAACCCTTCGCTCCTCTTCTCAACATTTTTAAGATGGTCCGTTCGTCATCGTCCATGGAAAGTGCCAACACCATTATGCTAGGTTGATTTTCAGTGAGCCATTCCACTGTTTCAAAACCATCCATAACCGGCATATTTATGTCTAGAAGTACAATATCCGGGAGTTGTGAATTGCTTTTTATCTTTTGTTGGAGCTCGACACCATTTTTTACATGGTACAATACCTTAAACCCATCAAATGAATCAATTAATTTTTCTAAAGAACCTGCAAAAAGCAAGTGGTCGTCTACAATGGCAATTGTATGCTCCTTAGTGAATTTTGTCGTGGGCATAGGGATATTTTATATATAGGTTTGTTCCTTTTCCAAGTTGAGATGTTATTTTGAAATCTGCCCGCAACAACTCTGCTCTGCTTGTCATAGTGTGCATTCCACTATTGCCATGCACTTTGCCGGAATCATATCCTACCCCATCATCTTGCGCAGTTATTTCAAGTGTACTCTCAAGATATTTTAAATGTACGAATAATTTATTGGCTTTGGCGTGCTTCATTACATTGGAGAAAAATTCTTGTAAAATCCTAAATATAATTATTTCGTTTCCACTATTTATAGCCACTTCTTCTCCATCAACAATAA
This genomic stretch from Ulvibacter sp. MAR_2010_11 harbors:
- the panB gene encoding 3-methyl-2-oxobutanoate hydroxymethyltransferase, with product MSVAKKEYKRITTKTLVDMKNKGEKISMLTAYDFTMAKIVDSAGVDVILVGDSASNVMAGHETTLPITLDQMIYHAASVIRAIERSLVVVDLPFGSYQSDPKEALRSAIRIMKESGAHAVKLEGGKEIKESIKRILNAGIPVMGHLGLTPQSIYKFGTYTVRAKEEEEAETLKEDALLLERAGCFGIVLEKVPAKLAKEVAQSVSIPIIGIGAGNGVDGQVLVTHDMLGMTYEFNPRFLRRYLDLYSEMTTAFQQYISDVKSGDFPTDKEQY
- a CDS encoding response regulator transcription factor, which produces MPTTKFTKEHTIAIVDDHLLFAGSLEKLIDSFDGFKVLYHVKNGVELQQKIKSNSQLPDIVLLDINMPVMDGFETVEWLTENQPSIMVLALSMDDDERTILKMLRRGAKGYLLKDIHPDNLQEALHEVMEKGYYHSEKVANTLLHSLQPGLLNNELVLKENEITFLQLACSEMTYKEIAGIMNLSPKTIDGYRQDLFQKLSVKNRVGLVIYALKNNIISI
- a CDS encoding RluA family pseudouridine synthase, with product MKTLSTSKNLQVLYEDNHLIVINKRPGDIVQGDKTGDNPLSEIVKLYIAEKYDKPGAVFLGVVHRLDRPTSGIVMFARTSKALTRLNKLFSERETQKTYWAVVKNVPPKVTDKLVHFLKRNTKQNKSYAHTKEVPDSKKAILSYTVTKELNSYFLLEINLETGRHHQIRSQLTAIGSPVKGDLKYGFDRSNKDGSIHLHARKLQFVHPVQKEEITIIAPPPSDPIWNACI